In a genomic window of uncultured Sphaerochaeta sp.:
- a CDS encoding DUF3842 family protein codes for MTIAIIDGQGGSLGKSLVEAIKARFPQVKVLAIGTNSLAASAMLRSGADAIATGENPVVVAARTADLIVGPLGIITADALHGEITPTMAVAVAQSRAHKILLPISKCNVSIVGRQDLSLGEMINLSLEEIQTFLDSCPPQR; via the coding sequence ATGACCATTGCAATCATCGACGGACAGGGCGGAAGTCTTGGCAAAAGCTTGGTCGAGGCCATCAAGGCCCGATTCCCCCAAGTGAAGGTGCTCGCCATCGGAACAAACAGTCTTGCCGCCAGTGCAATGTTGCGCAGCGGCGCCGATGCAATTGCAACCGGAGAGAATCCGGTGGTCGTTGCAGCCCGTACAGCCGACCTCATCGTCGGTCCTTTGGGCATCATCACCGCCGATGCCTTGCATGGGGAGATCACCCCCACCATGGCTGTGGCCGTAGCACAGAGCAGGGCACACAAGATTCTGCTGCCCATCAGCAAGTGCAATGTTTCCATCGTAGGACGGCAGGATCTTAGTCTTGGGGAGATGATCAACCTGTCACTTGAAGAGATCCAGACCTTTCTTGACAGCTGTCCGCCCCAACGGTAA